AAATACAAGGGTGGGCACGGTGGgtcatgattgtaatcccagcactttgggaggttgaggtggtaggtggatcacctgagaacataccattgcactccaccctgggcaacaagagttgaaattctgtctcaaaaaaaaaaaaaaaaagaatgtactatGAAAACAAATTAGGTAAGAAAGTGAATGTTTAGATTGaaagaaaaatcaccaaaaattACACATTTCAAAGTGTGGAAGTAACTTCTGCAGTACTTATATCCCTACATTTTGGGACAGCAGTTTGactacctctttcttttttatttttttggggacaatctcattttgtcacccaggctggagtgcagtggcacgatctcacctccctgcagccttgacctcccaggtttaaactattctcctgcttcagtcccccaaatagctgggactacaagcatgtgccaccatgcctggctagtttttgtatttttagtagagatggggttttgccatattgctcaggctggtcttgaactcctgagcttaagcaatgtgcctcccaaagtgctaggattacaagcctgagccagtgcacctggcctgaCCACCTCTTTCTATAATAACAGTGTTAAAACTTTCTGTAGAGAGAACAGAAGGGTCACCATAGTCACTCCTCAGGGTAGTTGAtcccatcttttatttatttgtttgtttcacatAGGGTCTCAGTCACAAAGGCTGAAGCTCAGTGGTATAATCAGAaatcattgcagcctcaaactcctgggctcaagagatcctcctgcctcacccttctgagtagctaggcctACAGATGTGTAGCACCAcaacttgctaatttttttgtagaaatagggtctttctGTATTGctgaagctggtcttgaactcctgctctcaagcattcctcctgccttggccttttaaagtgctggattatagatGTACCATGGTACCCAGCCCGTTATTGCTAACAACATAGATAAGTTTCTTTCAGTTTCAGCACTCATCACATGTCATTTCAATTTTTAGGATTGTTGTCCTATTTGGGAAACCTGTATCAACTTTCTTTCACACATGAGCTGTGAGACTTCAAGGCATTCAAGGTTTCTTATGCAGTGACTGCAGGGCCTTGGAAGGGGGCAGGCAGCCATGGCCCCTGTGAGTAGCTGGTactttttgttagtttttgtatgtatgtgataaaatgtatataacatagTTTCCCATTTTAACTATGTTTGAGTGTACAgtgtgtacaattcagtgacataCCTGGTACTTTTTGgcagtctttttttctgtaaattttcatAGTTTAAACAACATAGATTATACacttaatatatgtataaatgatCTCTGTGCAGCAGgagaagtctctctctgtctctgtctctctctctctctctctctctctctctctctctctcacactctctctttcgtgcgcacacacacgccccccgccccccaccccaccccccgcccatCTCTCTCATCTTTCGTCTCtctgtctcagtctgttgcccaggctggagtacagtggcatgatcacagctttctgtggccttgacctcatgggctcaggtgatccttctgcctcagcctcctgagtagctgggactatagacatgcaccaccacacccagcaaatttttaattttttgtagagactcagtctcattatattgctcaggctggtcttggaattCCTGGGcttttaagtgatcctcccatcctcccacctcagcctctcaaagtactgggattacagatgtgagccaccatcctggccagattatacaatttttttttctttccttttttttttttttttttttttagagacagggtttcaccatgttggccaggatggtcttgatctcttgaccttgtgatccacccgccttggcctcccaaagtgctgggactacaggcgtgagccactgtgcccagccagattatACAAttacatatcttcttttttttttgagatggagtctttcttactctgtttcccagcctgtactatagtggcacaatctctgctcactgcaacctgcacctcctggattcaagcaatcctcctgccttagcaagtagctggggatacaggcacatgccaccatgcccagccgatttttatatttttagtagagatggggtttcgccatgttggccaggctggtctcaaactcctgacccccctgacctctggtgatccacttgcctcagcctctcaaagtgctggggttacaggcgtgagccactgcgcttggcccatCTTCCTTCTTATAACTTAAAAGTTTATcataagctgggcacggtggctcgagcctgtaatcccagcactttgggagactgaggcgggtggatcacaaggtcaagagattgagaccatcccggtcaacatggtgaaaccccgtctctgctaaaaatagaaaacattagctgggcatggtggcgcgtgcctgtaatcccagctactcaggaggctgaggcaggagaattgcctgaacccaggaggcagaggttgcggtgagccgagattgtgccattgcactccagcctgggtaacaagagcgaaactccgtctcaaaaaaaaaaaaaaaaaaaaaaagtttatcataagtgaggctgggcgcagtggctcagcgcctgtaaccccagcactttggaaggctaaggtgggtggattacttgagaccaggagtttgagaccatcctgaccaacatggtgaacccagtctctactaaaaaatacaaaaattgggccggccatggtggctcacgcctgtaatcccagcactttgggaggccgaggtgggcagatcacaaggtcaggcattcgagaccagcctgaccaacatggtaaaaccctgtctctactaaaaatacaaaaattatctgagcatgatggtgcacgccaaaaatacaaaaagtctcTGGGATTACTGAGtagtaatcccaggaggctgaggcaggagaattgcctgaacctgggaggtggaggttgcagtgagccaagattgtgccattgcactccagcctgggtgacagagtgagaatttgtctcaaaaaaaaaaaaaaaaattagccaggcatggtagcacgtgcttgtaatctcagctactcgggaggctaggcatgagaatcacttgaacccggacgcagaggttgccatgaagtgagattgcaccactgcactccagcctggacaacagagcgagactctgtctcaggaaaaaaaaaaaagtataagtggcccagcgcagtggcacgtgcctgtaatcccagcacttttggaggcaaggcaggaggatcattggagatcaagagttcaagaccagcctgagcaacatagcaaaatcccatctctacacagaaatacaaaaatgagccggatgtggtggcatatgcctgtagttgtcccagctacttggaaagctgagttgggaggatcacttgagcctgggtggaccaggctgcagtgagctgagattacgccactgcattgcagccttgacaatggagaccctgtctcaaaaaaagaaagtatatcgTAAGCATTTTCACctggttaaaaaaatataaaattgataaGAAAGCTCTTTATGGTATCCTAATAGTCCGTTGTataattgaatgaaaaaaatatttttgtttcattcctCTCCTATTGCTGGATGTGGAGGTGAATGTGTTCATTGTCAAGGATGATATAGATGTCCTGATTTTATGGAGCAGTGGACTTGAATTTTATGGAGTTTTCCTGAGGTTGATAGTAGTGTGATTGTAGTTGATGGTACCCAGACAGGTCAATTTGGTGTTCCCACAAGACATCCTTTCAGAGTCAGACattgactgttttcttcctgagtttattttactaaaaatgtttttagttttttattgtttgtttttttctttgagtcaggatcttgctctgtcacctaggctggagtgcagtggtatgatagtAGCTTGCTGTATctctaaactcctgggctcaagtgatccacctcagcttcctgaatagctaagactataagcaggcaccaccatgccctgctatttatttttaatttattgtagagatgggggtcttgctgtgttgcccaggctggcctcaagctcttaggcttaagcaattctgccctggcctcccaaagtgctaggattacatctGGCCTTACTCCTTTTTGCATATTCATTTTGTCACCAGGGATTGTACCTCATTTGTTGACACCTTCCTTGAAAGTTCAAGTTGAGggaatagtttttcttttctttttcttttttttttttgagatggagttttgctttcattgcccaagctggagtgcaatggcatgatcttgactcaccgcaacctctgctgcctgagttcaagtgattctcctgcctcagcctcctgagtagctgggattataggcatgcaacactacgtctggctaattctgtatttttagtagagatggggtttctccatgttgattaggctggtcttgaactcccagcctcaggtgatctgcctgcctgggcctcccaaagtgttgggattacaggcatgagccaccgtgcctggccaggaatggtTTTCTTTTGGCATTGTGCTGTCACACTTTAAGGCTGGACTGGCAGGCTCATTGCTCAAGAGGCCTTCTGTATATACTCAAGACTAACTCATGACCTCTCTTTACTTTGCCTGCAAAAGATGGGgatagtttttatcttttatttttatttttgttttctctttttttaaatttaaatttttgtttatttttagtttttagttttttagttggagtcttgctctgtcacccaggctggagtgcactggcatgatctcagctcactgcaacctctgcctccctggttcaagcagttctcccacctcaagcctcctgagtagctggaattacaggcacatgccgtcacgcccggctaatttttgtattttttttttttttttttgagatggagtttcgctcttgttacccaggctggagtgcagtggcgcaatctcggctcaccgcaacctctgcctcccgaattcaggcaattctcctgcctcagcctcctgagtagctgggattacaggcatgcgccaccatgcccagctaattttttttgtatttttcgtagagatggggtttcaccatgttgaccaggatggtctcgatctcttgacctcgtgatccacccgcctcagcctcccaaagtgctgggattacaggcttgagccaccgagcccggccggtAACCGTTAATTTTCTAGCCTTCCAGGGAAACTGAGCTTTAGACCCTAGAGGTCGCactgcagaaagagagagagagagagagagagagagagagacaccgagagacagacagacagacagacaggtaaCATGGAGATTGGCGCATCTGGTATagttggcttttctttcttctggtgTAGTTGAAGCCCCTACTGAGGAAGCTGATTTGCTTTGTAATCTTTGGAAAATTGATCCTTCATTTTCTTGCAGAGATAGGGGCTGTGAGGGACCCTAGAACAGAAGCTCCGCTTATTTGCAACTCCAAATGTGAGAAGTATGTTTTATAGTGAAGCCATACTTATGTTCATATTGAGAGTTTGAATATAATTGAAACAAAAGGATCATAAAATAGGACTTACCTTATTATGTGCAGTGCACCGATATTTtgcaagagtgctgggattctaagcaggagccaccatacctggcctggaTTGTGTTTCTAAGGCCTCGCCCATGAGGAGCATCTTGTGCTTTAACAGTTTTATAATACGGTGTCTGACATGTGCTTTGGTACTGGCCGGTGGACCATGAACCAGTAGCTTCTTTTGGTATTACTCTTATTCAAAAGGTCTTTTCAGCAGACTAGTGTCAACCAGTCTGGAGAAAAGGCTTTTGTGGCCAGACTTTTCAGAGCTCCATCTTGGGGATAGAGCCAGGAATGGCTAGAATGTACTCATATTTACAGTCCCATTGCCTGTGTTCAGTTTCTGGACTCTTCTCAATATATGCCGTCCTGGAGGCTTTTGTGGTGATGAGAAGGTAGTACCAAGCGATGAGAACCTTAGGTTTAGATTGTCTGCTCTTTGCATATGGGAAAACTTATTGATTCCTAGCCCTTGAGGTCAGTTGAGGCCCACAGTCAGGCACTCTCTGAAAGGAAGAGATTAACACCAGTGTACACTCTTTAAAAGAAgctactttataaataaaaaatattaactaggtgtggtggcatgtgcctgtagtcctagctggttgggaggctgaggcatgagtatcccttgagcccaggagtttgagggtatagtgagctatgatcctgtcattgcactctagcctgggcaacagaatgagaccctgtttactttaaagaaaaaaaaaaaaaagtaaaataaaaattggccaggtgcagtggctcgtgcctgtaatcctagcactttaaggaggccaaggtgggtggatctcctgaggttaagagttcaagacaagtctggccaacatggtgaaatcccatctctaccaaaaatacagaaaaatattggtcaggcgtggtgatgggcacctatagtcccagctacttgggaggctgcggcaggagaatcgcatgagcctgggaggcagaggttgcagtgagtgagattgcacttcagcttgggcgacagagcaagaccccatctcaaaaaaaaagtaaaaattaagctgggctgggccgggcgcggtggctcaagcctgtaatcccagcactttgggaggccgaggcgggtggatcacgaggttgagagatcgagaccatcctggtcaacatggtgaaaccccgtctctactaaaagtgcaaaaaaaaattagctgggcatggtggcacgtgcctgtaatcccagctactcgggaggctgaggcaggagaattgcctgagcccaggaggcggaggttgcggtgagccgagattgcgccattgcactccagcctgggtaacaagagcgaaactccgtctcaaaaaaaaaaaaaaaattaagctgggcagTGCCAGAGATCATGAGCCCTAGAGGCAGCTGTGTGGGTTCATTTGGGAGATGTGGCTTATTGTCCCTGGCCCTGGGTGAGTTTCCTAATCTTCTCTAATCAGCTTCATTGTTTGCAGTAGGGAGAGTAGTGTCTACCTCAAAGAAAGTATCGTGAGGACCAAATGGCGTAAGAAATTCCTGTAATAAGCCTGATACATAATAGGTCATTTCTCCACATAGAGGACAGAGGGCACATCTCGTCCAGATCCATCCTCACTCCTCCTCTCTCAGTTGGAATCATGGGAACTGAAGGAGTTCCCAATAAAATCCCTGTACAGATACTGAAATGTAACTCAAGCCCTCTAAGAAATGCTAGTAGAGACTGCATAAATTAGACCAAACACAGAACGAGTGCAGCATGCCCTGTACCAGTTAACGGTGCATACAGAGATGTTCTTTGCTGATGATGCATCCAGTGCATGGCTTTGTGAGTGGATTCGAGCCTGATTGCCCCAAGAGCACAACTTTGGTGTAAAAGTGTGCTCCGGCTTTTGGTGATCAGGTTAGAATGCTAAAAATAGTCAGTGACCTAGAACActgtcttatctttttttttttttttttttttttttgagatggagtttcactcttgttacccaggctggagtgcaatggctcgatctccgctcaccgcaacctccgcttcctgggttcaggcaattctcctgcctcagcctcctgagtagctgggattacaggcacgcgccaccatgcccagctaattttttgtatttttagtagagacggggtttcaccatattgaccaggatggtctcgatctcttgacctcgtgatccacccgcctcagcctcccaaagtgctgggattacaggcttgagccaccgtgcccggcctgtcttATCTTTTTAAATGGAGTTAGCCAGCCTTGATCAGTTGATTTTAGATACAGATGTTAATCATTAAAGCTGGACCCAAGCTCCATTGCTAATAAGGTTAATGGGGCTTGTCTTTCACCTTGGGCAGGAGCAGTGTGTGTAGACAACCTGGACAAGTAAACAATGAGTCTTACTATATAATGATTAAACAGGTTTTCCctatatttaaatgcattttataaaaatacaattaataggAGACCTGGGCATCATTCCCATTAAGCTTGACATTCTTACTGGAAAATGATAAGATTTGGCCGGGTGAGgagctggccgggcgtggtggctcacgcctgtaatcctagcactttgggaggccgaggtgggcagatcacctgaggtcaggagttcaagaccagcctggccatcatgatgaaaccccatctttataaaaaataaaaaattaaaaaaaataaaaaagaaaatggtaagaTTTAATCCAGGAATTAGGCTTGAAATTGTGATTTCACCTCACCATTGCATCAGTTTTGCCTATGGTAGTGGCTTTCTAACACCACAGTGGGGCCTCTGCCTTTTTAGGGGCACCTGGAACCCATTCCTTGCCTGTCAGCATCGAGCCCCGCCCCTATGAGCtcatggtgtttttgtttttctgctggaGAAGGCGGGGCCAAAGTGGGTGGCATGGGCGGAGCCCCGCTAGAGCTCGGACtgtttgtctttgtctttctgcTGGAGGAGCAGGGTGAACAGCTCTAAGGCACTTGCTACGCTACCTCGAATCCCCATGTCATCCTTGTGTTTGCTTCCAGCAGAgtgtcctggccagagcaagcCAAGAAACCAAGTCGAGagggacacacagacagacaACAGACAGAAGACGTACTGGCCGCTGGACCCTGCCGCCTCCCCCTTCTTCCCACCATCTGCGCCCGGAGGATGAGCCCAGCCTTCAGGGCCATGGATGTGGAGCCCCGCGCCAAAGGCGTCCTGCTGGAGCCCTTTGTCCACCAGGTTGGGGGGCACTCATGCGTGCTCCGCTTCAATGAGACAACGCTGTGCAAGCCCCTGGTCCCAAGGGAACATCAGTTCTACGAGACCCTCCCTGCTGAGATGCGCAAATTCACTCCCCAGTACAAAGGTAAGCCCCAGCTGCTGGAGGCGCTGCCACACTGGCGAGGAGATGTGAGGGATCGTGGCCATAGAAGGCCCTGGCAGCCATCCCTGGAGCCCTCACTCCTTCCCACTCTGtgcttttcctccctctcctcctcctccttctcctcctcctggccCTCAGCCCAGCACCTCACACCCTCAGTTTTCAAGCCTGGTAAGATTGctcaattctgttttgttttgtggattTGAGTTTGATTTTGGTAGAAGTGTAGTTGGGTTTTATGTTCAGGTGTCTCTTGATCACAGTAACCCACAGTCCCCCatggtggggatggtgggggaAGACTTTGGGAGGATTTTACCCAGAATACCTGACGCCTGCTTTTTGTCCTCCAGGAAACCAGAAGCCTGGGTGATTAGGTAGGCCGGGGGGGCAGGGTTGAGTCAGATGGAATGCAGGAGTGGGAGGCCTGTGCTGATTAGCCCAAGCCCTTTGCTGTTACAGAATGTCCCCAAAATTGCTAAGGGAAAGCAACCTTTCGATTCACATAtaattttttgttcctttttgcaATGTATTTTATAGGTGACATCAGCAGCCACCAGCATGGTGGGGTCTTTGTTGGGGAGGGGGGAGTCTTTTGTAAATCAAGAAAGAAGccattaaagaaattaattttaaatgtgcaCTGTCTGGTTACATAAAAGACTCTAGAACAACTTAGGTTCTCTTGGGACTGTTGAAACATGGTCTTTAAGGACAGAATGTACTGGGCGCCTGTCTCTGTACTCTGAAGATGTGTATTGTGGTGGGGATGGGGGAGTTGGGGGCCCTCATTTGGTCCTTCTCTGTTGTTTTTTCCAGGACAAAGCCAAAGGTCCCTTGTTAGCTGGCCGTCCCTATCCCATTTTTTCCCCTGGTCCTTTCCCCTGTGGCCACAGGGAAGTGTGGTCTGAATCCCCCACCCCGGCTCCTCTGCACCCAGAGCTGGGGGCCACCTCAGAAGTGTCGTCTCTCTCTGAGCACGCATTCCCCTGCAGCAGTCGAGCGGGCGGGCAGCAAGGACTGAGCAGATTGAGTGATCCTGGGGCAGAGAGGCCTGGGAGGAAAGGTGTTCAGCCAGTCGTTTGTAAGGCGCTCGTCGGCACCTGCTGAAATGCCCCCCACCTGACAGCCCCATCCTCAAAGACTGTCTGATTACTCATGGCAGGTTCTAGAGACTTAAGGGAGAAAGCTGCTTTCAAGGTCACCACATGTTTGTGCTCCCCAACCAACTCTTACCTGCCTTGTgatcattttgttcttttgtgacgTGAGATTGCAAAGaccaataaaaacatattttataaggaaaaaaggcCTGGGTGCCTACCCCGTGTGGGGGCACTATGGGAAACCTTTGCTAGGGTGTCTTGTGctgtgtggtttgttttgtttgcccctttattttgctttgcttacCCAGTCTTCCCTTATTCTTGGTTCTTAACCCTCAGGCAAACCTGTGTTCCCCAGTATTCAGGCTCTGCTTTAAAGCAAGCTTTGAGGCTGCTGGAGTTTCTGTTTAGGGCATTAAAATTTCCCACAAACTATAAAGAGCAATGTTTTAAGTCTTTTAGAATTAGAAgagttacataaaaattaataaacattttcaatGATGGAAAAATGTGTCTTGTAATTCTTTGGCTCTTGCCTTGTTGGGTACATCAGAGAGGAAGACTCTCGGCCATGTTTGCTCCCTAATTGCTTGTCTTGTATGGTGTCATCTTTTCTAGCTGTTTTGATATTTGTTAAGTTTGCAGATGAGTTTGGGGCCTCTGGCAACATAGAGACTAAGGAACtgggtaagaaaaaaacaaatgttaacaaTCATGTTACTTACAAGGCTTCTTCCTGTGGAATTAAAAGTTCTTTCTGCTCCTCACCCCCTTCCAGGTGTGGTATCTGTGCGCTTTGAAGAAGATGAAGACAGGAACTTGTGTCTAATAGCATATCCATTAAAAGGGGACCATGGAACTGTGGAGATTGTAGATAATTCAGACTGTGAACCAAAAAGTAAGCTCCTAAGGTGGAcgacaaacaaaaaacatcatgtcttagaaacagaaaagacccCTAAGGACTGGGTGCGCCAGCACcggaaagaggagaaaatgaagaggTGAGTGGAGACTGAGCAGCCAACCCTTGGCTGTGTGGGAGGGTTGGGGATTTTGGTTACAGCCCAGTTTCCTGGTGCTAAGGACTCAAGTGGACTTACTAGGTGCCCTGTCATTCAGTGGCTAATTCCCACGTGGTATGCTCTGCCTCTCTTTTATTGTAATTGACTCTGGTGAGATCATGCCAGTTTGGATAAACAGCTGCACTGGCCTCTGTAAGAGATTCACTCACTTTTCTATgactgctgtgtgccaggctgtgAACTGGAGATGTAGCAGTGACCGACAGCAGCCATCCTTTTACCTCAGGTTGAAGACAAAATGGGCAGTTGGGCATCCCCGAAACTCAGTGATCCCCTTAAGCAGGGCCATCCTACTCCTGCACCTTGGCAAAGCttgtgaaaatataaatagtatatataaattaaaGTACATATAATGCAGCTCAGTAGGATGACCTATTCCCATGGAatttgagtttctgttttcctAGTCATCAGATTTTGGAGTTGGGGGAACCTGCTTGTACTGGAGGCTAGGTGGTACTACTTCCTAGAAGAGGGCAATGAAGGCTCTCCACATACaggggctggggagcaggggtTGATCTTGGAATTAGGTTCTTTTTGCTGTAGAAAATAGTAGTTGGCTGGcccctaattttattttttaaaatcaactttcttGAGGTATACATACGGTAAAATGCACCCATTTGAAGTGCTCAAAGAGTTTTGGCAAATATGTACACGGTAAGCCGCCACCACATCAAGAAGTCACTTTTCATTACTCTAGAAAGTTTctcaccgggtgtggtggctcacacctgtaatcccagcactttgagaggctaaggcgggtggatcacctgaggtcatgagttctagagcagcctaaccaatatgatgaaaccccttctctactaaaaatacaaaaattagccgaatatggtggcatgttcctgtaatcccaggtacttgggaggctgagacaggagaatcgtttgaacctgggaggcggaggttgtagtgagttgagattgcgccactgcacttcaatctgggcaacaagagtgaaactccgtcttaaaaaaaataaagacaatttcttTGTGCCTCTTTTAAccctgaatttcttttatttttttatttttatttttatttttagatggagtctcacttgctctgtcacctaggctagagtgcagtggtatgatattttcggctcactgcaacctccgcctcctgggttcaagcaattctcctgccataacctccttagtagctggtactacaggtgcacatcaccatgctcagctaatgtttgtatttttagtagagacggttttaccatgttggccagggtggtctcaaactcctgacctcaagtgatctgcccatctcggcctcccaaagtgctgggattacaggcgtgagccaccgaactCGGCCTTCGAAATTCTGATAAGACATACTGATGTATTGGTCCTTGTCTCTTTATAGTCATAAGTTAGAAGAAGAATTTGAGTGGCTAAAGAAATCTGAAGTCTTGTACTACACTGTAGAGAAAAAGGGGAATATAAGTTCCCAGCTTAAACACTATAACCCTTGGAGTATGAAATGTCACCAGCAACAGTTACAGAGAATGAAGGAGAATGCAAAGCACCGGAACCAGTACAGTATCCTTTGTTCATGGGCATCTCTACATCGAGGGTTAGGGGAGAGAAAACAAGGAAGGCCCTTGGCTCTTGGAGAGAGAGGTTGGGTTTTTATAGTCATGGTTGAATTTCTTCTATCTGGGTTATTTCAGAACACCCTGTTTGATAATTATGGGCAAGTATTCACTTCCCTCAGGGCAGCTACTGGCCTAGGAGTGCAGATGATGAGGAGTGGGGTATCATGGATCTCTGGGAGGTGAGGGGTGCCTCATGAAGGGGCCAGCTTGCATCAGGTGGGCTTTCGCCTAGATAACCTAGAGGAAGAGGGCAAGGGGCTGCCTCCTGTTTTCAGACTCTTCAGAAGTCTCAAAACATTGCTCACCTGCAAAGGGCTGGGGTTTTTGGGTGAGGAGACTGACCTTTCACTCCCGGTTCACCAGACTGGCACTGACACTGGACGTGAGTAGGACATGaggaaatctttccttttttctctctcttcttttttctggagacaagagtctcgctcttttccctaggctggagtgcaagtggtgtgatctcggctcactgcaaccttggtcttccgagttcaagtgattctcatacctcagcctccttagtagttggcattacaggtgtctgccccaatgcccggctaatttttgtatttttagtggagacagggtttcaccatgttggctaggctggtctcaaactcctgacctcaggtgatctacctactttggcctcccaaagtgcttggataatAGGCC
The genomic region above belongs to Saimiri boliviensis isolate mSaiBol1 chromosome 8, mSaiBol1.pri, whole genome shotgun sequence and contains:
- the IP6K2 gene encoding inositol hexakisphosphate kinase 2 isoform X2 is translated as MSPAFRAMDVEPRAKGVLLEPFVHQVGGHSCVLRFNETTLCKPLVPREHQFYETLPAEMRKFTPQYKGQSQRSLVSWPSLSHFFPWSFPLWPQGSVV